TGGATTCTCAATGTCTCTCGAGaccttgtcttttaaaaagcctttgaagGCCCTGTTACTGCATTGACAAGCAATCAGATGCTCATACAACAGGTTTTGCTACCCTTTTCCTGCTGGATTGGCCTCACATCGCAGGTGGCCTCTCTGGGTGCAGAGGTGTGCTAGGGGATGCAAGGACAGAGTGTTTCCATCGCAAGACGATGGAAGTTCTGCTCTCTGGCCAGCTCTTCCCAGTCTTCCTTGGTGTAATGCAGAGACaggctggggagctggagggggtTTCTGTTAGCTAGTCAATCAATCATTTCCCCATGTTTATTATTTATCCCCCTGGCCGAGCCCTCCCCTCATCCCTGCCACTCTGGGCAATGGGAATTTTTGTGATCTCTGAGCAGTAGAGGCTGGCGGGCAGCCTGATCAATGCTAGCAGCTCATTCTCAGCCACGTGAGAGGAGAAACATCAACAAGGAGAGATGGAGTTAGAACTTTATTAGGAGAAACCTAGGCACAATTGACTAAAATCTCATATTAAGGAGAGCACACAGATATtttcaggattaaaaaatacacatatgttaaaaaacccttacaaacaaacaaaaaaatgttttcccccCCCTCTGTGTGtaagtatgtatgtatatgtacagGGAACTGTACCAAAGCTAGCTATGTATTGGGAGCAAGGATTCACAGTCCCTTTCAGCAGTGCCTAAGAGAGGGAATGGCTCAGTCCCCTCTAAGTTGGTCCCAGGCCATTCACTCACGCAGTCCAACGCTGGGAAGCTGTGCCCCGTGTCCAAAAGGGCGGTGCAGGGTAAACAACAGGGAGCAGCTTGGCTCTGTTTAGcaattctctttaaaagaagGATGTCATCTCTGCAGTGAGAAAACGTATCTGGAGTGGGAGCTGCCTACAGACCTTACCCACCAGACTCACTGTGCAGTGTTGGGCCCCAACGGCTGCTCTGAGAGGCTACAGTGGTGGAAAGAGCTGGTCCATGCGTGGTTTCTTACACCATATGCGCTAGGGATGGAGTGGAGATGAAGATGACCTGATGGCAGAACAGGGACTTGCTGTGAGGACAACTATCTTGGCTTGCACTAGCTGGCAGGCTTGAGAGAACAGCCAAGAGCTGAAGGATGTGCAGGACCTGGAGAAGACTCTTGCTCCTTGCAAAAGATGCTGAAGTGTTTCGGTAGGTTAGTGGGAGAAGACACAGGCCGTACCTCTTCTGCAgataaacagaagattttttttttttccctctcaagTTGGCAGCTGGCAGCACCCTTTCAGCAGCATTCATGTTGCTTGAAAGATGagtttaaaaaggggaaaaatcacTTTGATTCCACATGGTAATTCCTCCTTATTTACTAGTAGCATATTTTTTCTCACAGGAGAGTCTCTATTTCTGTTAATGGATGTCTCAGAATTGATGACACAAGTATCTTGGGAAAATTCCCTAGTCTTCATCAACTGGTCATCTAAGTGATATCCCAGGGCCAGTCTGCTGTGCTGACTTAGGAATGAGGAAGGGATTCCAACATCGGACATGAGGCAGCTGTGTGTGGGGGACCACAGACGTCCTTATCTATGGGGAAGAATTATATACACAGCATCAAAAAATTCAAGTAGGATTTATTATATAGGTAAACTGATATAAAATATCTGGGCTCAGGTAGAGAAGGGGAGGATTAGAAAGAGtgagaacaaagcagaagaaaaagtctttctttcagaaagcctACCAGTGTgtttctgctccctgcaggTGAGAGAAGCTTCAGCTCAGTATAACTGCCAAGCTGACATAGCAAATGTTGAACAGGCACCAAAGAAGATGCAAAGGGGTTGAGGTCCAGTCAGTCTGTTGAATGCACTGTTGCAGTGGACACCCGCTGGGCAGCCTCAGGAGTCTGCTGGCCTGTGCTCTACCAGGCTAAGGATGGTGAGTCTCCAGTCCCTGTGAGtcccatgaaaaaaatatggctGAGCGCCTCACATCTCGAGATTGGTGTGTGTCTCCCAGTGGCTGCCCCTGCCTTAAGCTGTGAGAGGTGCTGCCTGCAATATAACAATGATGCTTACTGAAAAGGAGCCAAAAGGGTGTTAAAACAGAGAGAGGTTAGTGGCAAGAGTCTGGAGTCCACTTTGCAGAAGTTTTACTAAGTGCTGAGACTGCTCCTTCCTCTCGTCCCTCCTGGAGACAGGTCACACGGACAAATCATCCGACCTTGCCTTGCTGCTGGCACGGCTGGTCTTGCTGAACCGGCGTTTCTCATTGAAGTAGTTCTCGGGGAAGGCAGGTGCCGCACATTCGTTGGCCACCTCTGGACTCTCCGTGTAGCTGGACTTAATGAAGGGCCCTTCAccagcagcatcctcctggCCATGGACCCTCTCGGTGGCGAAGTTGGCAGTGTTCTGCTGGGAGGCCATCTTGTTGCTGAAGGGGCTGATGAACTTCCTGTTGGGACTTGACAAGCACTGGTTAAAATCTGGTGGAGGAGTGTACATCTGGGCCCTTTCTGCTTGTGGGGCGGACTCCAGtctgctgggagctgtgctggggctgggttTGTAAGACCGGGAGCACTTCTCTTTGGCTTTCTTCCAGCCCAAATGGTACAACTCGGCCAGACTGAGGAATAGGGAGAGCACTGCCACAGCCAGCATGAAGACGATGAACACGTTCTTCTCTGTGGGACGGGAAACGTAGCAGTTGACGGGGTGGGGGCAAGGTGCCCGCTGGCAGATATACAGGGTCTCCAGGAAGATCCCGTACAAGACATACTGTCCCACAATGAAGGCCACTTCCATGGCAGTGCGAATCAAAATGCTGTAGACATAGGTGTTCAGAAGACTGCCCCTGAGTATGATTTTGCCTCCTGATTCATCCCAGCAAGACAGCTCAGCCTTCTCTGCCACGGGGCACTTCTGCTGGTAGTATGTGTCACCATTGTTTTTCATCTCCTGGGCCTCCATTTCTGcctccttcatcttcctcttctcctccatgCGCACTGTGTGCATCGCATGGCCCATATACACCAGAGATGGGGTGGAGACAAAGATGATCTGGAGGACCCAAAACCGGACGTGGGAGATGGGGAAAGCCTTGTCATAGCAGACGTTCTcacagccaggctgctgggTGTCACACATGAAGTCAGATTGCTCATCCCCCCAGGAGGACTCAGCTGCTGTACCCAGCACTAGCATCCGGAAGATGAAGAGCACGGTCAGCCAGACTTTCCCCACCACTGTGGAGTGTTTGTGGACCTCTTCGAGGAACTCTCCCAGGAAACTCCAGTCTCCCATTTCCCAGGAGGGGTGAGAAGTCTTGAAAGGAGTCCTGGATGCAGCCTCTGTGGGAGAAAATAGAAGAGAGTGATTCTAAGGAGGGTTAGGAAATGCCTAACTGGGAATGCATGGAGTGAAATGATTTGTTTTGTgtcaaaggaaatgttttaatttgacCTGAAATGAATGAGGTATGGTTTGCTGAAAACTTTGTTTCACATCCACTGAACACAatgtattgtttgttttttttattcagttactgaaacaaaaagtgATCTTTTTTGCATAATCCAACTACAACCTGTTAAACAGGCTGCAAAAACTTTGATCGTGGGCCagattttttcttgtttcagaaagtCCTTTCACTGTGGTCTGCATATTGCATCCTCTGAGGACTGTGTAGTTAAAGCAGTATTCATCTGTCTTCGAACTGTGCTCTGGGGAATCCTTGATGGGCTGATCCCCTGGGAGACAAGCTTGGAGCCTGCAGCTTGGTCTGAGCAGTGCCTTGGCACTTTCATATGTCACCTTTGTGTAATACCTGCACCAGCACCTGGAACATGAGGCACTCACAGCTCTGAGCCTCATTTCCAAGCTCGATGCCACcactgaaagaaatgcagagaaaacctTCCTGCTGCCCACCTGCCCCTTGCCCCtaggttttgctttggttttgcagtgTAGCCAGTCGCAAGTGTTTCATTTACAAGCTGTAAATGTTTTGAGGAGTGTAAAAAATTTGGTGAGTCGTGCCAGTCCTGTAAACCTAATCTGCTGCCATCCTGTCTTGCCTCTCTGAGAGGGAACTGCTCCAAAATCTAAATGGGGGATCTTGCTCCCTCCTCTTTTCTTAAGCTCTGAGACAAAATTCACAGTTCAAATGacacaggcaaagaaaaaagcctcCTTTGAAACGCCTCCCAGTgaccagcagctcctgggaacTGCTCTTTGTTAGGTGGTCTGATGAGAGGAAAGGTTTGGCAGGCTGGTAGTAAGATTGCAACGTGAGGATGTCGGAGAGCCTGcttcagttctgtttctgaCTCTGACAGACTGTTTCTGGCCAAGTCACTTTAACCCCCTGGATGAAAAGAGGACCATGGGTTTAATCCATCTTTTGTGGGGCTCTGTGGGAGTGCTTGAGCAAACATTTGATCCAGTTATTCTTGCCATGCTTATCTTTCCAGGGCACTGCAAAGCTCTCCCTTGTGCATGAGTTAAGGGCTAGGTGCTATAAAGTGTGCAGTATTACCTTGGAGATAGTGTTCTCCCACAGtcactcttttaaaaatatccttttaataaataaatgaaaaaataatcatcataatgaaatattaaaagcacTAGACAAGGTAAATCCCAAAGCTGTGGGGACCAAAAGTATTAACTCTCCTTCTTTATTGTCCCTTGTCTTTAAGAGccaattatttttactgtacagAGAATGTCTGTGGAGAGTAGACACGGTTAAATGCTGAGAATTTACTGCAGCAATATTGTGTAGATTTCCTGTGAGCAAAAGATGGAGAACAGAGAGAGACACTTGTTGAGGGAATAATATCCCCGTCTGGTTATGTGCCTGATATAATTTAATATAGCAGCGCACGTGATGATTTATGCCATTGCTTGTTTATATGCAGTGTCCATCTGCAGGATGGATGGGACAAAGATCAAAAGTCAGACTCCTTAAACTCCTCACACTGCTGAGGGCTGCCCTGAGGAAAGGTGAGGATTGCCTAGGTAAGGAGATGGGGAGGTGACCACTTGCTGCCCCACCGCCAGTTGGACATGGTgtgaggagggaaaaggggcAGACCAAGAAGCAAAGGATGGGCTTTGGCTCTTTCTGCTTTGGCAGGCACGCTGCAGTCATGCTGATGTAGATCCTGGTGGCTGCTCAGAGTATGCCAAAGCTTTCATCTGCTGCCAGCCCAGAACTGGAGGAGCAGTAACACAGAAAATCAGCTAGTCTTTCTGACTCATTTTTGCACTGGTACAAACTGGTGAATCTGTGCCTCTGTCTTCTGAAATGGCTTTGGTGCACTTATTGCATTCTGGAGAAATTAGCATATGGCTTCATTCTGTGGGCTCCAGGGGATTGCATACAGGCAGATAAATCAGTAATAGGAAATATTTACAAACAGTTGCATTGAAatcaggattttaatttttttttttccccagagtgcAGACAAAGCAAGCAGCTACCTACAGTTCCCTGTACAGGTGCATCCAAGACAATATGGTATAGCACAACTGTACGTGTGAAATATTCCTTCCAAGACAGCATGAACAATGGTATGTGTCCTCATTTTTCCAGGTGAGTTTGTGTTGTTTGCAGGTGCCATTCTTGCTTCTGCTGTTACTAGTTGCCTTTTCTTGATTCACCTTGCTTTTTGGGGTAAAAATGAACACAGTTCTCCCTGGCTGTGCCAAGAATgagttttccttcctgccatGTGCATGTACGATTGCAGGCTGCGCACCTCTTCCCATCAGTTCTACCACGTGCAGATAGTTTGGGGTTTTACAATGGCTTGTTTTCCCCAAGGAAGGTACACCTAGACACTTGCAAATTGTAGAAATCAATGTTTACATAACATGAAGTTGGAAAACATAAGTACAAGAGGagtccagaaataaaaaaatgttaatggatgcaagaataacaataatttaCCCGTCTCACACATGCACAATGTTTTCCAGAAAGAGGTAAATGAGAAGGATCCAAAGATGGCAGCCATGAGGTGTAGGCTAGATATTAGAGCTGTTCCCTCTGCCCTTTCTGCTGGCTGCTCCCCTGCACAGGCTGTGTAAAGGAGGGGCTGCCCCAAGAGCCAAATGCCTCCTGATCATCCTGCTACAGCCTCACAGAGAGCCAGGTGGCTGCTGCAAGGGGGTAGGCAGCCTCAGGAAAATGGGTGTTGGATACCAAGAGAAGGGGTTTCCTTCCTTGCACGGTGTTTTTTGACTTAGATGTTTTTTAGTTATAAGGGAGCTATTCTTGCAGTGGCAGTTCAAGGGCCTCCTAGAACAGAAGAGAGCATCTAGCTCTCTGCTGCCAGCAAGCAAAGAAGGACTGTCATCACCTCCTGACAGCTTTTCCTGGCTATGCAGGACTGCCCCTGACCTAGCCTTTCTCTTCAGGGCTTTACTATTCTTGGGAATTTTCCATATAGTTCCCTTTCCTCATTCCCAGACTACTGCTGTCCCCGCATGCTTTGACCTCTCAGCGTGTGAGCATCTGCGACATTTATGTTCCTAGTTTGGACTCAATCAGACAAATCTTGTTCCACTCTGGTGTGACTCGGCAAAAATCACCTCTTGGTATCTTCACGGGGTCTCAGCACCTGATAGTCTTGACAGCGGCATCATGCATATTCATGCAGAGTcgtgggctgtgctgctgcccagcgCGCTTCTGGCCGTCAGCTTTCTGCTGGATCAAGAAAGGAGCTGAACGCAGTCATGGGACCTCGGCACCGGGAAATGCGTATGTGACAAAGACCAGTGCAGCCTGGCACAAATCCAATGATGTGGTTGTCCTGGCTTAATCATCACCTGGAACGCTATTAAAGCTGGGGAAAACCGACTATCACACCGCAGGCCAGGCGTGGAGTCCGTCCAGCTCCGGGCTGCCTCGTGACTGCCAAATTCCATGATAAAAATACCCCAGTGGGGATGGCACCCGCCAGTGCGCACGGCTGACTTGCCAGCCACGGGCTGCTCTCCaccattctttttgttttgcgCTGTCTTTTTCTGTGGGGGGAAGCATCTGTCACTCTTGGAGCAGTTGTGCCCATCCTCTTTGTGATGCTGTGTGCTCTGAATGACAGGCGAGCATTTTGCATCACTGGCACTTGCTCTGGCCAGCGCACTTGTTCTGGATGGACCAGCCGGGGCTTTGGGGAACAGCTAGGAAATTCACACCAAAGAGGCAGGAGGGCTGTTCCTGCACAATCTTCTtctttgtatgattttttttttttcctccggAGTTTTTAGAAAGAAAGTTCTCCCATCTTTAGAAGACAGGCAAGACTATCAGCAGCGATATAAATAGCTGAGCTTGACACTTCACGCTAACTTTTCCCACAAGGAAGGTGACAGGAGGTCTCCATCTCTGCAGgatgtttctaaaataaagtgGAGAGCCTGATTATGACACTGTTTCTGCTCTCCCTCGCTGCACTCACCTCTTCCCCTTGGCAGGTCCCAGGCGCACGGAGAGGCTCTCCGAGCAAGGCTCCTTTGTCTGGCGGAAGCGTGGTTCACAGGGAGGGGGACAGTAACAGTCAATGCCATTGTATTTTTGCCTAATCTGCATGTGTGATTTGCTCAGTTAGATACCCATGTGCGCATCTGACAGTTAATGACATGTCCCAACGAACTAGAAGGCTGGGGCCCAAGATGTGAAGAGGCTCACACACCAGGCATGGGGCTGTGAGTGGAGGCCATGCAGCAAGTCCATCCCTTCTCAGTTCCCAAATGGGGAGGCAGCCATCTCCTTTAGGTACTGGGCACAAGAGAAGTGACAGCACCATGCAGTGGGGCATCCAGACCAGCTGTGGCATGGTCAG
This sequence is a window from Balearica regulorum gibbericeps isolate bBalReg1 chromosome 1, bBalReg1.pri, whole genome shotgun sequence. Protein-coding genes within it:
- the GJA5 gene encoding gap junction alpha-5 protein, with amino-acid sequence MGDWSFLGEFLEEVHKHSTVVGKVWLTVLFIFRMLVLGTAAESSWGDEQSDFMCDTQQPGCENVCYDKAFPISHVRFWVLQIIFVSTPSLVYMGHAMHTVRMEEKRKMKEAEMEAQEMKNNGDTYYQQKCPVAEKAELSCWDESGGKIILRGSLLNTYVYSILIRTAMEVAFIVGQYVLYGIFLETLYICQRAPCPHPVNCYVSRPTEKNVFIVFMLAVAVLSLFLSLAELYHLGWKKAKEKCSRSYKPSPSTAPSRLESAPQAERAQMYTPPPDFNQCLSSPNRKFISPFSNKMASQQNTANFATERVHGQEDAAGEGPFIKSSYTESPEVANECAAPAFPENYFNEKRRFSKTSRASSKARSDDLSV